In Stanieria sp. NIES-3757, the DNA window TCGGGTAGAAGAGTGGTTGTACCAATTCATTCAGGGAAAGATTTAAAACCTGGTACTCTTTTGGGCATGATTAAAGACATTGGACTAGAAAAAGAAGAATTTTTTGAATTACTTAGTAAACTCTAACTTGAAAGCTAGAAGTGTTATTATTCAAGAGTTTACAGCGAATTCAACGTGCTTTAGCCGTTGGAGTAGGTCAATTATGTAACTGCTTCTAATCCGTGTCTTGCAGTGAAAGAGTTTTTAGAGCAGATTGTTCTCAGGCAAAAACCAATTTAAGGTGAATATTGATCGCGTTTGTCCAAATAAACCTTAGAGCGATCGCTTTTATAATAACTCAGCAAAAAAAATTCCCTAGGATGATAATTTTTAGATAAAGAATGGGAAGTCTAGTGAATAGATCACTGTCAGTTTACTGTTGAGTACGGTAATAACGTGTCTAATACTATCATTAGGGTCGAAAATCTCGGTAAAAAATATATCATCGGGCATCAGCAGGAAGGGCGATCTAAATATGTTGCCTTAAGAGATGTGATTGCTGAGGGTGCGAAGTCTGTAGTTAAAAGATTTACTAAACCTCAAGAAAGTAACCCTAATCGTGAAGAGTTTTGGGCTTTGAAAGATGTTTCTTTTGAAATTAAGCAAGGGGAATGTGTCGGAATTATCGGGCGTAATGGTGCGGGTAAGTCTACTCTCCTCAAGATTTTAAGTCGCATCACCGAACCAACGACGGGGCGTATTTCGATTAAGGGTAGAGTTGCCAGTTTATTAGAAGTAGGTACGGGTTTTCATCCAGAGTTAACAGGTAGAGAGAATATCTACCTCAATGGTGCAATTCTGGGGATGAGTCGGACGGAAATTAAAAAGAAATTTGATGAGATAGTTGCGTTTGCCGAGGTAGAGAAGTTTTTAGATACTCCTGTTAAGAGATATTCTTCGGGGATGTATGTGCGTTTAGCATTTGCGGTTGCTGCCCATTTAGAACCAGAGATTTTGGTAGTGGATGAAGTGTTGGCAGTGGGTGATGCTGCGTTTCAGAAGAAGTGTTTGGGGAAGATGGGAGATGTAGCGACAAAGGAAGGAAGAACGGTTTTATTTGTTAGTCATGATATGGGTGCAATTGAGCATTTATGTCAATATGCAATGGTATTACAACAAGGTTGCTTACTACTCTCTGATATTACATCTAAAGCAATTAATTATTATCTAAAAAATAATTATAAAGAAACAAACAAAAATATAAAATTAAGAAAAGATCGCCAAGGAAAAGGCGACATTATAGTTTTTAATGTAGGTCTAATAAATATTGATAATGAATCAATTTTAATGACGACTGTAGGCTCCAAATTATCTATTGTAATTGATTATTTCGCAAAAGATATTGTTAAAAATTTACAAGTTATTATTGGAGTCTATGATTTCCTTAATACAGGAATAATGAGATTTGATACAGAAGTTACTGGAGGATTAAAAAGGCAACTGCCAGCACAAGGAAAAATCATTTGTCATACAGAGGAAATTAATCTAATTCCTGGAGAATACAATTTAAATATAGCTATATTTCAAAATGGTGTGCTAGAAGATTATATTAAAAATGCTTTTACATTTCAACTGGAAATGAGTGATTTTTTTAAAACAGGAAAATGTGTAGATTGTACATTATCGAAAATATTAGTTAATCATTCATGGCAGGTTATTGCAAATGAATTACAAAGTAACGATTTTACCCAATAAAATTGATTTTATTAAAAGTTCTTGGTTAGATAAGTCAGGAAAAGTATTTAGATATAATCATAAAATATACAGAGCTTTAACATCTCATGGATTAGAAATAGCTGAATATATTATTAAAAGTCCAAATATTGAGAATATTTATTCATCAGGTTTGATAGAAACCCAATTTGCTGATTTTAATATAGAAAATTATCAAGCAGTTATAGAACATAAAACACTTGATTTTGTTTCTTATCCTCAAGAATGGAGCATGGCGATGCTCAAAGATGCTGCTATCATGTTTTGCCGTTTAAATATAGAATTAATGAAGTTGGGTCTTATTTGTAAAGATAGTCATCCTTGGAATATAACTTATCATTTTACTACTCCGTTATTCATTGATTTTGGTTCTATAGAATTTATTAATAATATTAATATTAATTCTTGGCTTAAAGAATTTGAACTACATTTTTATATTCCGTTGTGGTTAGCAGCTATTGGTAGAATAGATTTAGCTCGCTATTCACTGCAAGAACATCCTTCTGGTTTTGGAAAGAAATTTTTATCAAATAAATTGATGAAGTATATTTTGTGGCAATATCGTTATTTAAGTAAAAAAGCAGAATACAAATTTGAATATTTTCTGCATTCTTTAATAAAACATATAGAAAACTTAAATATAATTGTAGCACAAGGTGAATGGTCTAATTATAGCCAAGCTAATTGGAAAAAAAATATACTTGAAGAAATTCTAAAAAAATATGAAATTTATTCTGTAATTGATATGGCAGCTAATAAAGGAGAGTTTGCTAAAATAGTTGCAGAAAAAAATATTACAGTTGTAGCAACAGATGTTGATGAATATTCAATTGATGATTTATACAAAAAAAGTTCTATAGAAAAACTCAAAATTATTCCTCTGGTTATTAACTATCTTCGACCAACCAAACCTTTTGGCGTAGGGCTTTTTTATCAAAACTCTTGTGAGCGTTTAAAAGCAGATATGAGTATATCTCTTGGTATAATGCATCATCTCATATTTAAAAATAATGTTAATTTTCAAGTAATTGAAAATATTATTTCTAATTATACAAAAAAATTTATTTTAATTGAGTTTATCCCTAAAAATGATAACTATGTATCTAATTGGTTAAAAGACAAAAAAGAAAAGTATGATTGGTATAATCGAAATAATTTTATTCAAGTATTTTCTCAAAAATATCAATTATTACAGCAATGGAAATGTCCGCACAATAACAGAGAAATATTTTTGTTCATAACTAAAAAATAGTTACAATATACTATTATGTCAATTAAATATAGTCAAAACATAATACTTAGTATTAGATATATTTTTCAGTGTCTATTCAATGGCTATCTTCCAAAACCAAGATATAAACTTGATTATTTAATTAGCGAATTTGATAATAGCTATTATTTTTGGAGATTTTCTCTTGTTACAGAAGCAATTATTGAAAATTGCTATTTACTTGGTATAGAAGTAAAACCTTACTTTCAAAAAATAAATAACATTTATAAATTTGTAGATTTTTTACATTTTATAAAAGAACCACTTGAAAAAATACTATTAACATATAAAACTGATACACATATAGTAAAAATTAATAACATAATAGAAAAACAAAAATATAAATTTTTAGATATCAATGGATTAATTCCTATAATTGATCTTATACAAAATAGCACCTTAAAAGATATATCTATTTTCTTTCATGGTAGTATGGCAGACTTAAAATACACTGCTTTTTCTGATATTGACGATTTAGTAATTATCAATCAAACAACATGGTGCAACGCTGATTTTTTAATTCAAACAGCAAAATTATTATCTCAAATAGCAAGAAAATATCAAAATATAGATCCTTTACAACATCATGGTCATTGGGTTATAACTGATTTCGATTTGCTTCTGTACGATCAAAGTTATATACCTTTAGTAATTTTTGATGAAGCAGTATTAATATCTGGTAATTCGGAAATAAAGTTTAATTTAATGCCTAGTAGTCAAGGCTTCATTATAAATGCTTTAGAAACAATTAAGTCTATATACAATAGATTAAATTTTTCTCAAAAACATAATGGTATTAATGCTTTTAACTTAAAATGTCTGGTTGGAGAAATAGCAATATTACCTGCATATATTTTTCAATCTAAAGGACTAATGTTTTCAAAATCAATAGCTATTGCTAATGCTCATCAAATTTATAGTGAAGAAGCATTACAAGCAATAATTTGGGCAAGCAAAATAAGAGAAGAGTTTCAACCATTAGTAAATAACAAAACAACAAAATTACTAAAAAAAGTTGCCCAAGTAAGTTGTTTTCGACGTCATCAAGCAGAAACTTTCTATCGAAAGTGGTCATTTTGGGTAAGTAATACCCATAAATTAGGAATTTCCAAACAAGCAAAAAAATTCATAATGAAATTTCTTGAAGAATCTAATTTACTGCTAACAGAATCAAATTATTAATGAAAAATTTAAAATATCAGCCACAATGTATATATCCTGATATTCCGAAAATTAATATAGATGTGTATAAAAGAGGTTTAAAAAGATTTATTGACTCTTTTGTCACAGAAAATGTTGGAAATATTGGATTTTACCAGTTTGGAACTATAAGAAATCCAGGGATTTCCGATATCGATCTTTTAATCATAGTAGAAGATCAACAATGGAAAAAATCAATTGAAATAAGTAGACATATTATCAAATCAGATGGTTTACTATCTTTTTTATTTATTCATGAACCAGTAATAATTTGTAAATCGTTATTACCATACATTAAATTTTTTCATACCTTAGAAAATTGTGAATATATTCAAGGTACTTGGAATCCTATCGATACACAAAAAATTAATTTAAAAGTAGATCGAGACATGAGGTTAATACTTCATGTTGTTTGGAATAGTTTTATGCGTGTAGCTGCATTAGAATTAGACAGTCAAAATATTGGATTAAGACGTGTATTAATTTTAATGCATAATCTTTTATCTTCTGCTTATAATGGAAATAAGTTGCTTAATAAACCTATTTCTATTTCATTATCTACAAAAGAAATTAGGAATGAAATATTATCAGCATCAGTTGAAGAACAACAGTCATTGACTCAAAGATATATTCAAGAAATTATTTATATTCTTAATAAAGTTGATTTCCATCTCGATCATGAATTGTTAACTCAACAAGAGTATTTGCTATTATCGTCTTTATTGCCCAGATTTTCTGGTAAAAATATATTCATAGCTAATAACAATTGTTTAAGTAAAAGTAAAATCAAAATAATTGATAAAAATTTAATTATAAAAACATTTTTTTCATCTTATTGTTTTATAAAAATGCCTTATTACTTAATCTATTTTACTTTACTTATTAATAATGAACTTGGATGTTTTAATGAATTTGGTTTTGCCAGACGAAAACTATGTAATTTAAAACATGAATATATTTGTATAAAAGAATATGTAAAGAATTTTCTTGAAGCTTTGGCTTTTTTTGATTTATATAAAATTAATTTTTTATTTCCTACTCCTTTTGCTGCTTCTTTGCAAAATAAGTCAATTATTAAAAATTATTTAAAACAAATGTTAATCACATATTTTTAAAATATTAAAATAATGTATGATAAAGGTTTTGCATATTAACTATTCCGATATTTTAGGTGGTGCTGCGATCGCAGGATATCGACTGCATCAAGGATTATTATCTCAAGGAATAGATTCAAAATTATTAGTAGAAATAGTTAAAACAGATAGCGATCGCGTTGCCACAATTAACAGAAAACGCAACACAGAAAATTTAACCTCTCGTTTAGCGTGGCGATTTGGATTAAATAATATTAATAGTCTCAGCACCTTTAAAATCAATCACCATCAATTTTACCAACAAGCAGATCTGCTCAACTTTCATAATCTTCATGGTGAATACTTTAACTACTTAGCAATTCCTTCCCTGACAAAAAATAAACCAGCAGTATTTACTCTCCATGATATGTGGAGTTTTACGGGACATTGTGCCTATAGTTACGATTGCGATCGCTGGAAAACAGGTTGTGGCAAGTGTCCTTATCTAGATCTAGTTCCTTCTGTAGGTAGAGATAGCACCATTTTAGAATGGAAGCTAAAAAATTGGGTTTATAGTCGTTCTAATTTAGCTATTGTAACTCTTAGCAATTGGCTAACTGAACAAGTCAAACAAAGTATGCTCAATCGTTTCTCTATTCATCATATTCCTAATGGGATAGATACCGAAGCTTATCAACCTGTCAATCCACAAGAATGTAGATCGGTATTAGGTATTCCTGCTAATAAAAAAGTGCTAATGTTTGTTTCCCAAAATCTCAATGATTCTCGTAAGGGAGGAAAATTACTACTTAAAGCACTTCAAAGTTTACCCCAATCTCTCAAGCAAGAAGCTGTTTTATTAATTCTCGGTGATAGCGGTGAAAAGCTATCTGCAATGATAGATATACCTGTAATTTATCTTGGTTTTATCAGTGGCGATCGCTTGAAGTCTATTGCTTATTCGGCTGCTGATTTATTTATCTTTCCTACCCGTGCGGATAATTTACCTTTAGTTTTACAAGAAAGTATGGCTTGCGGTACACCAATAGTTTCCTTTAAAGTTGGTGGTGTTCCCGACTTGGTACGTCATGGCATTACAGGATATTTAGCACAATCAGAAGATACTGAAGATTTTAGTAAAGGTATTGAAGAACTCTTAGAAGATAATAATTTAAGAGAAAAAATGAGCCAAAACTGTCGTGAAATAGCAATTAAAGAATATTCTCTAGAACTACAAGCGCAAAGATATATCGAACTTTATAATCAAATCTTGAAATCAAAGCAGTTACAAAGTAGCAACTAATGCGTCACCGAAGGTGCAGCAAGCGCGATCGCTTTAAGCAGCGGTAACTGTAGGTTTTGGTAAAGGTTCACCATCTGCCTCATAAGAAATAATCAAAGATTCTAAAGCTTCCTTGCCATTGGCTACAGCCTCTTCATAAGTATCGCCGTGAGTACGCCATTGTTGCCCAGGAAAATCTGGTAAAGCCACCAAAAAACAATTATCCTCATCACTCCACTGAATAATCATCTGATATTTAAGCTTATCCATTTTGTCCCTTCCTCTTTACTTGTTCTATCGCCCGTTCTACTTCTTTTTCTAGATATCGTTTAGCATCAGAACTATCTTTACCTGCAATGGTAACTCTTCCAACAAAATCTGGATGTGTCACGGACATCTCAAGCGGGCGAATTCAATTCGCCCGACGTGTCCTCCAATTGGAATGACTTCCTTTGCCTGGACGTTCCGTAAAACCCGATCTACGCAGCATTTGCTTCAGTTCTCTAATCTTCTTGGGCATATTCTTTGGTTAAGCCTAATTAAGATGAGTTGATCCTAAGCAAAATAGTTTTGTTTAGAGCTACAATCGCAAAGATATATCGAACTTTATTATCAAATCTTGAAATAAAAGCAGTTACAAAGTAGCAACTAACGCGATCGCTTCAAGAACCTATTCTAAATCTTGTTCAATTAACTCAGAGGATGTCTGAAAAGCGATCGATTATGCTAATCGTTTCAGCATGATCCGAATCATAGCAACTCGAATCATAGTTTCAGAAGTTGCCGGTAAAACTTCATAGTCTTTGCTTAAACGCCGACACCAGTTAAACCAGCCAAAAGTTCTCTCGACAACCCAACGTCTTGGCAATACCTCAAAACCCTTGGCGGTATCTGAGCGTAGGACTGTTTCTAAAATCCAACCATAGAGATCCATTACCCACCTCATAAAACCTTCACCTCGATAACCGCCATCAACCCAAATTTTAATTAAGCGGTGAAATCGCTCACAAGAGCGAGCGAGTTGGTCAAACAATAATTTTGCCCCCTCTCGTTCTGGTAGAGAAGCTGCTGTTACCGCTACTACAATTAACAATCCCAAAGTATCGACTAAAACATGACGCTTGCGACCTTTGACTTGTTTAGCTGCATCATAGCCAACTTCAAGATGAATCATCGTTGCTGTTTCTACTGATTGGCTATCTAAAATTGCTGCTGAGGGGCTAGGATGACGATCTTCTATAGCACGCACCCATTTTCGTAATTGTTCATGAATTCGTTCCCAATCACCATTTAGTCGCCATTGTCGAAAATAGTGATATACCGTTTTCCATTTGGGCAAATCGTGAGGTAATAATGACCAGGCACATCCTGCTACTAGCACATAAAATATAGCGTTAATTACCCCTCGCATATTTACGGTTCTGGGACGACCTCCAGGCTTAGCTTTTGGAATAAGTTGTTGGAGTAATTCCCATTGCTCATCGGTTAAATCTGTGCGATATGATTGATTCATGACTCTCGTTTCCTGTCTTTTTTCCTATTGACAGATTAATTTAACGAGAGCTTTTTTTATTCTGCTCACGATCGCGAGCGCAATTATTTTGACTTTTCAGACATCCTCTCAGCTATTTTCATTAAAGCTTTCAAAGTTCCTATTTTTAAATCTTTATTTCTATGAACGGGAATTGACAAAATTTCTGCCTTTCCAGATTTTTGATAAATGTGATGACTACCAGTAATTTTCTTTAAAATCCAGCCTGTTTTTTAGACAATTCTGCATAGTTTTTTGCCAGAAATTGATTTCATACAGCAATTTCAACTACTTGCTCGTTATCCTCTATCAATCGATTATTATTAGCTACCTCAAGCCAACCTTCAATCGCATCTTTGAGATTGATCATCAATTCTTCCCAATTATCTCCTTCAGTAATACAACCTGGTAAAGCAGGAACTTCTGCCCAATATCCACCTTCTTCAGCTTGATGAACGATCGCTTTTAATTTCATAATTTTATTAAAACCCTAAACATAGATTTCCATAAAAAAATTGTTAGAAAATTTCTTGCAAATCTAAATCAAAACCCAACAAAATATTTTCACCACTTAGATTAGATGGATTTTGCAAAATTTCTTTCGAGCGAGTACTACGATAAATTTCGACCTGTTTCTGTTTTGGATCGATTAACCATCCCAACTGCACTCCATTATCTAGATATTCTTGCATCTTATCTTGAAGTTCTTTGAGACGATCTGATGCGGAACGCAATTCAATGACAACATCAGGAACTATCGGTGGAAAAGTTTCTTTTTCGGGTTGAGATAAACTATGCCAACGAGATAAAGCAATCCAAGCTGCATCAGGAGAACGAAAAGCGCCAGAAGGAAGTTGAAACATAGTAGAAGAATCAAATACTACTCCTAGTTTGTTCCGCTTATTCCAAGCCTGCAATTGATAGAGAATTTCCGTATTTCTGATTCCACTTTCTCCGCCAGTTGGTGACATAATTACTAAATTCCCTTGTGCCGTAAGTTCTAATTTAGTTTCTGGATTGGCATAACAAAGTTGTCGAAACTGTTCCGAACTTATTTGAATTACTGGACTTAAATTAAGCGTAAACATCTCTATCTTTCTTTACCTTCAATAAATCCATTGTTTTCCCCTATTTTAGTAACGGTCGAATTCTTTTGCGTTTGAAGTTAAGGGAATTGAAATAAAAGCGATCGCGTAATTTAATTAAAACCATTCTTTTCCACCAGGCAAATTAACTAATACTTTATCTATAGCTGTCGGTAATTCTTTAGCAGAATATTGATAAGTTAAATTCAATAATTTTAGAGTAATATCGATTAATTTATCTCGGTCTATTTGCTCTGAAATTTGGGCAGGTTTTAACTTACCATTCATAACTTCTACACTAGCAGGACGAATTGCACGTTCAATTGCTTCCTCTAAATAAGGTAGCCATTCATCTAATTTAATGTAAACAGACTTCTTATTATCTTTTAAATTTAAAGCTTGAATTTCAATGACAGAATCAGAGATAGAAGCAAGCCAGGAATTAGTTAAACGTAATTCAATTTGATTCTTGATGAGATGAATCATTAATCTAATTAAAAAAGACATGATATTACGAAATATAGCCTTTTTACTCATCTCTTCTAAATCATCAATAATTGCGATCGCATCATTATATCTTCCCTCGACAATACTGACTCTTAAATCGCTTAATTCCTGAGTCATAGCTTTATTTTTCTCCTTATCTGTACCTATATTTTAGTAACTATCAATTATTAATTGGCGATCGTGAAGTAAGATCTAACCTCTCGCTTTTTTCGTAATTCTGTAAAAAATTCCCTACCTACGATCGATTTACTTGACGATTTGGGTATTAAAGAAGTAGTAAACGCGATCAATCTACTTCTAACTTTATGAATGTCGCGGTAAAAGAGCCAGTCTACATAATTATTCCCGTCCACAATCGCAAGCAGATTACCTTAAAGTGTCTGGAAAATCTCAATCAGTGTGGCGATTTACAACGCTATCATGTAGTAGTAGTTGATGATGGTTCTACTGACGGAACTACAGAAGCGATTAATTCTCTTTATCCTGATGTAATTGTACTTCCTGGCGATGGTAATTTATGGTGGACAGGTGCAATTAAAAAGGGAATGGAATATGCTTACCAGCAAGGTGCAGAATATTTTATTTGGTTAAATGATGATTGCTTAGTAAGCGATCGGGCTATACAAGATTTAGTTAGTTTTAGTCACCAATTTGATAATAGTATAGTTGGTTGTCAAGGATATGAACTGAATAATCCTGCAACAATTGCATTTGGTGGAAAAGTTAAAAGCTGGAAAGGATATCAAATAGTTAATTTTCCAAAAGATCAAGTAAGTGAATGCGATTTATTAAGTGGTAATTTAGTTTGTATTCATAAAATAGTAGTTGACAAAATTGGTTATCCTGATCCTAATATTTTGCCTCATTATGGTGGTGACTCTTTATTTTTGATTCGTGCTAGAAAGGCTGGCTTTAAAATTTTTGTAGATACAAAACATCCTATTTATAATATTTCAAATGAACCTAAGTTAGCCCCTATTCGTTGGTTATTTAAAGAAGGACATCCTTTAATTATTTTTAACTTATTATTTACTCCTCAATCTATTTTGCACTGGAGGGTTTGGATTTTATTAGCTTGGAAAGATTATTATATATTAGGAATTCCAATTTTTATTGTTAATTATGTACGTTCAATTTTGCTTCCTGTTATAGCTGTAAGTACTTTGCGATTTTTGCCTTTATCTTTTAGATATCAAATATCTTCTTTTAAAAGAAACTTTAATTAATATAATTAGAGCTTTTGAATTATCACAACTACTAGATTGTAACTCTTATTTTTGTACATATACACAAATGAATTATATTAATAACTTAGTATCTATTATTATTAGAACTAATTCCTTTAAAAGGATAAATTTATTAGAGCAAGCTATCAAAAGCATTTTAGCTAACGATTATAGACCGATTGAAATCATAATAATAGTTCAATCTCAAGAAATAAACTTTATTGAAAAAGTTAAAGAATTAGCAAGCAACTACATTCAAAAACAAGTTTTTTGTATTGTAAAATTAAATCAAACATCTAATGATGAAAGAGCTAAAAATCTTAATTTAGGAATTCAAGTAGCAAAAGGAAGATTCATCGGTTTTTTGGATGATGACGATGTAATTTACCCAAATCATCTATCTTCTCTGATTAATCTACTAAATCAATCAAAAGAAACCGCTTGGGCTTATAGTGATGTCGCAGCAGCCATTTGTCGATCACAATTTGAGGATAATTTAGAAATTATCTCGATAGATT includes these proteins:
- a CDS encoding hypothetical protein (conserved hypothetical protein) codes for the protein MSIKYSQNIILSIRYIFQCLFNGYLPKPRYKLDYLISEFDNSYYFWRFSLVTEAIIENCYLLGIEVKPYFQKINNIYKFVDFLHFIKEPLEKILLTYKTDTHIVKINNIIEKQKYKFLDINGLIPIIDLIQNSTLKDISIFFHGSMADLKYTAFSDIDDLVIINQTTWCNADFLIQTAKLLSQIARKYQNIDPLQHHGHWVITDFDLLLYDQSYIPLVIFDEAVLISGNSEIKFNLMPSSQGFIINALETIKSIYNRLNFSQKHNGINAFNLKCLVGEIAILPAYIFQSKGLMFSKSIAIANAHQIYSEEALQAIIWASKIREEFQPLVNNKTTKLLKKVAQVSCFRRHQAETFYRKWSFWVSNTHKLGISKQAKKFIMKFLEESNLLLTESNY
- a CDS encoding hypothetical protein (protein of unknown function DUF29) yields the protein MTQELSDLRVSIVEGRYNDAIAIIDDLEEMSKKAIFRNIMSFLIRLMIHLIKNQIELRLTNSWLASISDSVIEIQALNLKDNKKSVYIKLDEWLPYLEEAIERAIRPASVEVMNGKLKPAQISEQIDRDKLIDITLKLLNLTYQYSAKELPTAIDKVLVNLPGGKEWF
- a CDS encoding ABC transporter, ATP-binding protein, producing MSNTIIRVENLGKKYIIGHQQEGRSKYVALRDVIAEGAKSVVKRFTKPQESNPNREEFWALKDVSFEIKQGECVGIIGRNGAGKSTLLKILSRITEPTTGRISIKGRVASLLEVGTGFHPELTGRENIYLNGAILGMSRTEIKKKFDEIVAFAEVEKFLDTPVKRYSSGMYVRLAFAVAAHLEPEILVVDEVLAVGDAAFQKKCLGKMGDVATKEGRTVLFVSHDMGAIEHLCQYAMVLQQGCLLLSDITSKAINYYLKNNYKETNKNIKLRKDRQGKGDIIVFNVGLINIDNESILMTTVGSKLSIVIDYFAKDIVKNLQVIIGVYDFLNTGIMRFDTEVTGGLKRQLPAQGKIICHTEEINLIPGEYNLNIAIFQNGVLEDYIKNAFTFQLEMSDFFKTGKCVDCTLSKILVNHSWQVIANELQSNDFTQ
- a CDS encoding glycosyl transferase, group 1, translated to MIKVLHINYSDILGGAAIAGYRLHQGLLSQGIDSKLLVEIVKTDSDRVATINRKRNTENLTSRLAWRFGLNNINSLSTFKINHHQFYQQADLLNFHNLHGEYFNYLAIPSLTKNKPAVFTLHDMWSFTGHCAYSYDCDRWKTGCGKCPYLDLVPSVGRDSTILEWKLKNWVYSRSNLAIVTLSNWLTEQVKQSMLNRFSIHHIPNGIDTEAYQPVNPQECRSVLGIPANKKVLMFVSQNLNDSRKGGKLLLKALQSLPQSLKQEAVLLILGDSGEKLSAMIDIPVIYLGFISGDRLKSIAYSAADLFIFPTRADNLPLVLQESMACGTPIVSFKVGGVPDLVRHGITGYLAQSEDTEDFSKGIEELLEDNNLREKMSQNCREIAIKEYSLELQAQRYIELYNQILKSKQLQSSN
- a CDS encoding hypothetical protein (conserved hypothetical protein (DUF820)), producing the protein MFTLNLSPVIQISSEQFRQLCYANPETKLELTAQGNLVIMSPTGGESGIRNTEILYQLQAWNKRNKLGVVFDSSTMFQLPSGAFRSPDAAWIALSRWHSLSQPEKETFPPIVPDVVIELRSASDRLKELQDKMQEYLDNGVQLGWLIDPKQKQVEIYRSTRSKEILQNPSNLSGENILLGFDLDLQEIF
- a CDS encoding hypothetical protein (protein of unknown function UPF0150) — its product is MKLKAIVHQAEEGGYWAEVPALPGCITEGDNWEELMINLKDAIEGWLEVANNNRLIEDNEQVVEIAV
- a CDS encoding transposase, IS4 family produces the protein MNQSYRTDLTDEQWELLQQLIPKAKPGGRPRTVNMRGVINAIFYVLVAGCAWSLLPHDLPKWKTVYHYFRQWRLNGDWERIHEQLRKWVRAIEDRHPSPSAAILDSQSVETATMIHLEVGYDAAKQVKGRKRHVLVDTLGLLIVVAVTAASLPEREGAKLLFDQLARSCERFHRLIKIWVDGGYRGEGFMRWVMDLYGWILETVLRSDTAKGFEVLPRRWVVERTFGWFNWCRRLSKDYEVLPATSETMIRVAMIRIMLKRLA
- a CDS encoding glycosyl transferase family 2 translates to MNVAVKEPVYIIIPVHNRKQITLKCLENLNQCGDLQRYHVVVVDDGSTDGTTEAINSLYPDVIVLPGDGNLWWTGAIKKGMEYAYQQGAEYFIWLNDDCLVSDRAIQDLVSFSHQFDNSIVGCQGYELNNPATIAFGGKVKSWKGYQIVNFPKDQVSECDLLSGNLVCIHKIVVDKIGYPDPNILPHYGGDSLFLIRARKAGFKIFVDTKHPIYNISNEPKLAPIRWLFKEGHPLIIFNLLFTPQSILHWRVWILLAWKDYYILGIPIFIVNYVRSILLPVIAVSTLRFLPLSFRYQISSFKRNFN